A genomic segment from Xyrauchen texanus isolate HMW12.3.18 chromosome 21, RBS_HiC_50CHRs, whole genome shotgun sequence encodes:
- the LOC127661448 gene encoding extracellular calcium-sensing receptor-like: MVFQGVFVCLMVLFLSTSISSQLLQSQTCRLIRSTSDLPVLASEGDITIGGLFPLHDNVLNIPQSFTAKPHSTQCSGFNFRSFRWMQTMIFAIEEINRDKRLLTNLTLGYKMYDSCSTHFHALHTALALMSKNEEGTENPECRGRVSVLIGDGGSTLSVVVARFLGVFHVPQVSYSSSCACLSNKLEFPAFLRTMPSDFFQVDALAQLVQHFGWSWVGTVAGDDAYGRGGAQIFNDEVTKLGACIAFYEIIPKNHEKAEMSRILERIRDSGARVVLVFALEQDARALVWEAIRQNLTGIQWLASEAWITAAILSTPEFHSILQGSMGYAIRRADIPGLQPFLLRLHPSKYPQDPFVLQFWEEMFKCSLGKGSDSSSLSPNCNGSEVLANTSNIYSDVSQLRISYNVYKAVYAIAHALDSMLHCEPGKGPFAGGSCPSSSSIQPWQLLHYLKHVHFTNEFGEETKFDNNGDPVAMYDLINWQLSGNGVMQYATVGRFDETMQLKLVIEEKKIIWNGNQRQVPVSVCSTSCPPGTRRATRPNFPLCCFDCILCAAGEVSNQTDALECVKCLPEFWSNTRQDTCIPKPIEFLSYSDTMGITLLAVALLGSCFTLAVALIFACKRHTPLVRANNSELSFLILSSLWLCFMCALAFIGQPTSWSCGLRHTAFGIAFSLCLSCILGKTVVVLVAFRANLPGSNVMKWFGPLQQRVIIFLCTAVQVVICSTWLCVAPPIPIKLMTRETAQIILLCDVGSPIAFSLVLGYIGLLAAICFLLAFFARKLPDNFNEAKFITFSMLIFCAVWIAFVPAYVSSPGKYTVAVEIFAILASSYGLLLCIFTPKCYILLLRPEKNTKKYLMSKSSSERKY, from the exons ATGGTGTTtcagggtgtgtttgtgtgcttaatGGTGTTGTTCCTCAGCACTTCGATTTCTTCCCAGCTTCTTCAGTCTCAGACCTGCCGACTTATCCGCAGCACCTCAGACCTGCCTGTGCTGGCCAGTGAGGGAGATATCACAATCGGTGGCCTCTTCCCTCTACACGACAATGTGCTAAATATTCCTCAATCTTTTACTGCAAAGCCACATTCTACGCAGTGCTCGGG GTTTAATTTTCGAAGCTTTAGATGGATGCAGACAATGATTTTTGCCATAGAGGAGATCAACAGAGATAAACGCCTCCTGACCAACTTAACTCTGGGTTATAAGATGTATGACTCATGCAGTACACATTTCCATGCCCTACACACAGCCTTGGCCCTGATGAGCAAGAATGAAGAGGGCACAGAGAATCCAGAGTGCCGAGGCAGAGTGTCTGTTCTCATTGGTGATGGAGGATCCACATTATCTGTAGTAGTTGCACGCTTTCTAGGTGTTTTTCATGTTCCACAG GTAAGCTATTCCTCCAGCTGTGCATGTCTTAGCAATAAATTAGAGTTCCCTGCATTTCTAAGAACAATGCCCAGTGACTTTTTCCAAGTGGATGCTcttgcacagctggtgcaacactTCGGTTGGAGCTGGGTTGGGACTGTTGCGGGGGATGATGCTTATGGTCGTGGTGGTGCCCAAATCTTTAATGATGAGGTGACCAAATTAGGTGCATGTATTGCTTTTTATGAAATTATCCCAAAAAACCATGAAAAAGCAGAGATGTCCAGGATTTTAGAGAGAATTCGGGATTCAGGGGCCCGTGTGGTGCTGGTCTTTGCTCTAGAGCAAGATGCAAGGGCTCTCGTCTGGGAAGCCATTCGTCAAAACCTCACTGGAATCCAATGGTTGGCCAGCGAAGCCTGGATCACAGCAGCCATCCTCTCCACCCCTGAATTCCACTCCATCTTGCAGGGCTCCATGGGCTACGCCATCCGCAGAGCTGATATTCCTGGCCTGCAGCCTTTTCTGCTCCGGTTGCATCCCTCCAAATACCCTCAGGACCCATTCGTTTTGCAATTCTGGGAGGAGATGTTTAAGTGCTCTCTAGGTAAAGGCAGTGACAGCTCCTCTCTTAGCCCCAACTGTAATGGCTCAGAAGTACTGGCCAACACGAGTAACATCTACTCAGATGTCTCTCAGCTCAGAATCTCCTATAATGTTTATAAGGCAGTTTATGCCATTGCTCATGCTCTGGATTCAATGCTGCACTGTGAACCAGGCAAAGGACCTTTTGCTGGGGGATCGTGCCCCAGCTCCAGCAGCATACAGCCATggcag CTCCTGCATTATTTAAAGCATGTCCACTTCACTAATGAGTTTGGTGAGGAGACTAAGTTTGACAATAACGGAGATCCTGTGGCAATGTATGATCTCATCAACTGGCAGCTCAGTGGCAATGGAGTGATGCAGTATGCCACTGTGGGGAGGTTTGATGAAACAATGCAGCTTAAACTAGTGattgaagagaaaaaaattatctggAATGGCAACCAGAGACAA GTCCCTGTGTCCGTCTGCAGCACCAGCTGTCCTCCAGGCACTAGAAGGGCTACCAGGCCAAACTTTCCTCTCTGCTGCTTTGACTGCATTCTCTGTGCAGCTGGGGAGGTTAGCAATCAGACAG ATGCCTTAGAGTGTGTAAAATGCCTGCCTGAGTTCTGGTCCAATACTAGACAAGACACCTGCATCCCAAAGCCGATCGAGTTCCTCTCCTACAGTGACACCATGGGCATCACTTTACTGGCTGTGGCGCTGCTGGGGTCCTGTTTCACACTCGCAGTTGCTCTGATATTTGCCTGCAAACGCCACACACCCCTTGTCCGAGCCAACAACTCTGAGCTCAGTTTCCTCATTCTCAGCTCACTGTGGCTTTGTTTTATGTGTGCACTAGCTTTTATTGGGCAGCCCACGTCCTGGTCTTGCGGGCTTCGCCACACTGCCTTTGGTATTGCATTCTCTCTCTGCCTATCCTGCATCCTGGGTAAGACTGTGGTGGTACTCGTGGCCTTCAGAGCCAACCTACCTGGCAGTAATGTTATGAAATGGTTTGGCCCACTGCAGCAGCGTGTCATTATCTTCTTGTGCACAGCTGTGCAAGTGGTGATTTGCTCCACGTGGCTGTGCGTGGCACCTCCCATCCCAATCAAGCTCATGACCCGTGAAACTGCCCAGATTATCCTTTTGTGTGATGTGGGTTCTCCTATAGCCTTCTCCCTGGTGTTGGGCTACATTGGACTGCTTGCAGCTATTTGCTTCCTGCTAGCCTTCTTTGCTCGGAAGCTTCCGGACAATTTCAATGAGGCTAAATTCATTACTTTCAGTATGTTGATCTTCTGTGCTGTGTGGATTGCATTTGTTCCAGCATATGTTAGCTCACCAGGGAAGTACACAGTGGCTGTAGAGATTTTTGCCATTCTAGCCTCCAGTTACGGCCTGCTGCTGTGTATCTTCACTCCAAAGTGTTACATACTGTTGCTTAGACCTGAGAAAAATACCAAGAAATATTTGATGTCAAAATCCAGTTCAGAAAGGAAATATTGA